The Desulfobulbus propionicus DSM 2032 DNA segment ATGGAGTTCGAAATAGGATTGGGGCCGGTCGAGGAGCGCGGCATCCGCCGGCAGGCGGGACAGGGGGATGGCGAACCGTTGCAGCGCGGGATAGTTGTAGGTGTGTCGGTTCACTTCGGTGAGCTGGTCGTAGAGGGCAGGGGGATGGCCGCCGGCCAGACGTTCCAGCAGGGTCTGCGCCGCTTTGTGGCCGTGGCCGAAGGCGCTGGTGACGCAGCCGCCGACCGCTCCGGAACGCAGCTGGAAATCCCAGGCCACATAAACCGGTACCGGCGAACTGGCGGCCAGGGCCCGCGGCATCTCCTCGGCGGTGAACACCCGGCCGGCGGCATCCTGGAAATAGACCAGCAGGTAGAAAAGTTCCCCCGGAGTCCGTTTCTCCGCAAACGCCAGCAAATCCCTGCCGGTCATCGGCGGCAGGATCTCCACCGCCACCCGATCGCGCAACGGCCGCACCTGTTCGGCAAAGGCCTGGCGGATCACCTGGCCGGTGAGTGTATGGTCCACCGCGACGAAAATTTTCCGGGTGCCCGGATTCTGTTGCAGGGCGGCGTCGAGCGTTTCCCGGTGCGCCACCCGTTCGATGATGATGTGCATGTCGCTGGCGTTGACGGGAACCGATCGGGGATCGTTGATGCCGCAGGCAACGATGGGGACGTGGGGAAAGAGATCCTGCCGGTGGCGGGCCACCAGGTCCAGGGCGTGGTCATCGGTGAGGATGACCCCGTCGAACTGAGTGCCGCTATATTTCTCCCGGTAGAGGGCGAGCAAGCGTTCGATATAGGCGGGCGAATCGTGATGTTTGGCATCCATGTATTCCACCCGGTAGCGGGCCTGGATTTCCGGTGCTTGCAGGACCGACAGGATGCCGGTATGCAGATCCCTGGTCCAGGAAAAATCCGGGGCATAGGAATGGAGCACCAGTACCCGTGGCCGGAGAGATGTGGCGTCGGCCGCCACCGAGGCCGGCAGCAGGGCGAGCAACATCGGCAGCACTGTGGCGAGGAGGCGAGACCATCGAAGGGAAAAAGGTGGGCTCATCGTTGGCGATTCCCGGCCTGGAGTTGGCCTGCCAGTTCCGCCGTCGGCAGGATTACGGCAAGAGGCTGGAAACGGTTGCGCCGATCATCGGCATGCATGAAATATAAATATTGTACCCATGTTGCTCCATAGTGAACAAGAGCAATTCTCATCGTTCATCCTGCTGATCCGTTGATTTGGGTGGCCTTGAGGAAAGAGCACTCGAGCCCGGTCACGGCGTTGTCTGAGGCTGTGCGCGGACGGATAGCCATCAAGAGGAACAGGCCATGATGCCGATAGATGTTCTGCTCAACCGTATACAGTGGGACCGGGACTTCGGCTGGGCCGAGTTTTCTATCGGTTATGAAGACCGCGTGGCGGCGGCGATCCTTGTCGTCCCCCTGCACCAGGTGGTGCGCATACCGGGAGACCGTTTTTCGGTGCGGATCGTCGATGGGGAGGGCGTGTGGCATCGGGTGCCGCTGCACCGGATCAAGCAGGTGTACCGCAACGGCGAGCTGATCTGGCAACGGCCCCGGTGCCGGCTTTTCCCCGGAGCGTGACCAGGGGCACGCGTAACACGCCACCGTTTCCCTCCGGGAAAAAGGAGGGCGGGGTTAGGCCGGCAGCAGCTCGCGCCAGTCGGCAAGCAGGTAGAAGGGGAAATGGGGCCAGGTGTGGACCGTGCCGCAGCCCTTGCCCCAGGCGCGCATCTGGTTGCGGCCGGAAAAGATTCGGTCGCGGCTGGTGATGATCTTGTGGTCATAGAGGTCGGCCGCCGGACCGGCTTGGGTAAAGGCGTCGCGGAAGGCGGCCATCTCCTCGCGCAGGGCGGGTAGGTCGCGCTGCGGCCGAGTGGCCAGGAAACGGGCGAGCTGGTGGTCGTCGTCGAACATGTTGCGGTAGAAGCTGTCCAGCACCTCCTGGCTGAAATGGTCGAGCATCTCGGCGTAGTTGTCCGACGGGATGCCGCGCTGCTGGTCGATCGGCGTCAGGGTACCGCCAAGAGCGGTGCGTGAGGCAAAGGCTGTGGGCCGGTCGGCCAGCAGATGGGCCGCCACCCACACCCCCATGGACCAGCCGATCAGGTGCAGCCGCTGGTAGCCGGCAAAGGGGGCGAGGTCGATCGGTGCCAGCTGTCGGTAGTCGTGGAACAGGCAGACATCGTGGGCCGCCGCCTCCAGACCGTCAAAGGGAGTCGGGTCCATGCCCCAGCCGCTGAAAAAGAGGATGCATTCCCGGTGCGGCCCGCGCTTGAGCCAGTCGCTACGCATGGTCGGCCTCCTCCAGGGCGGTTTTGATAATCGCGGGCAGCGGCGCCAGTTGCTCCCAGTCCATGGCCGCGTTGAGCGACAGCCGCAGGCGCGAGGTGCCGGCCGGCACCGTGGGCGGCCGGACTGCCTTGACCCAGTAGCCGGCCTCGCAGATGCGCTCGGCCGCGTTCACGGTCCGGGCGGCGTCGCCGACCAGCACCGGCACGATGTTGCTGCTGCCGTCGGTGCGCAGGCCGAGGCCGCGCAGGGCTTCGCGGAAACGGGCGGCCAGCTGGTCGACCTTGGCCCGCTGCTCGCGCATCAGGGGGATGTGGCGGAGCACGAAGCACAACCAATGGACCGATACCGGCGGCAGGCCGGTGCTGAAGATCTGCGAGCGGGCGGTATTGAGCAGGTAGTCGATCAGCAGGCGCGAGCCCACCACAAAGGAACCCTGGCCGCCGAAAGCCTTGCCGAAGGTGCCGGTGAGGATCTCGATCTGCCGGTGCACTCCCTGTTCCTCGGCCAGGCCGAGGCCGTTGTCGCCGCGGATGCCGACCCCGTGCGCCTCGTCGACGTAGAGCGCGGCCCGGAAACGGTCCTTGATCCGCACCAATTCGGCCAGATCGGCGGTGTCGCCGTCCATGCTGAAGATTGATTCAGTGACGATGATCACCTGGCGAAATCGGGCCCGGTCCTTGGTGAGCACCTGCTCGACCGCCGCATAATCGAGATGCGGGTAGCGGATGACCTTGGCCCGCGACAGGCGCATGCCGTCGATCAGGCTGGCATGGCAGAGTTTGTCGGCCAGGATCAGATCCTGTTTGCCGGTCAGGGCCGGCAGCAGGCCGATGTTGATGTGGTAGCCCGAATTGAACACCAGGGCCGCCTCGGCCTGGTACAGGGTACAGAGCAGTTCCTCCAGCCGGGCATAGGGCAGGGTGTTGCCGGTCATCAACCGTGAGGCGGTACTGCCCAAGCCGTAGCGTTCCAGCAGGGTGTCGCTGTTCTGCTCGCTGTAAAAGGCCTGGAGCAGCTCCCGATTGGTGGCCAGGCCGAGGTAATCGTTGCCGGCGAGGTTGAGATAGCGGCGGCCGTCAATGTCGATCCGGCCACGGTCGAGGTGGGTGACCGGCACCAGTTGGCGCCGCTGCCCCTGGCGCTCGATCTCGGCCAGCGCTTCGCTTAGAGAAGGGTCGAGAACGGACATGGGGTTATTCCACGAGTTGGCTGTACAGGCTGTCGCTGAAGCCGACCAGCAGCCGGTCGCCGATCCGCAGGGTGGGGGCGCGCAGGTTGCCGGTTCGGCCCAGGGCCTGGGCAAGAATCGCTTCTTTGCTGTCGGTGCGCGGATCGAACACTTGATAGGTCTTGCCCTTGGCCACCAGGATCTCCCGGGCGCCGGCCAACAATTTCCAGGCCTCCTCGCCAGCGAGCGATTCCTTGCGGGCATCGGCAACCCGTTCCGGGGGCAAGGTATGACGGTTCAGCACATCCTGTGCCTTGGCGCACGAGGCTCAGCCTTTTCTCAAATAGGCCCATTCAATCTGCATACATCCTCCATTGGCTCCAGAAAACGGGGCAACAGTGCAACAACGTGGCAAACAGCGCATCATTATAGTCCCGGATGGCCGGGATCACCACTTTTTTTCCAGAGAAAGGGCTGCGCCCGGGTGGTTTACCCCACCCGGTTGCCGAGACAGGCATCGGTTTCCAGGGCGGCCCGGATCCAGGGATGGTCAAGCGGCACGGTCTTGCGCTTGCCGACCACCTGGGCGAGGTCCACCAGTTCGGTGGATTCGCCCTTGACCGCGACCATGCAGCCGAATTGCCGTTCATTGACCGCGGCCACGCAGGCGGAACCGAGCCGGGTGGCCAGGATACGGTCGGCGGCCGTGGGGGTGCCGCCGCGCTGCAGATGGCCGAGGATGGTCACCCGGCTTTCCAGTCCGGTGAGGGCCTCCAGCTGGGCCGAGAGCCGCAGGGTGTTGGTGGCGTGGTTGGCCTGAAAGGCGGCCAGGGCGGCGGCGGCCTTTTTCTGCTTCTTGTCGTCCTTGAGCGCCGCCTGTTTCTTGTCCTGCAGCCGCGCCAGCTCCTTGGCGTCCTCCAGCGCCAGGGCGCCCTCGGAAACGGCAACAATGCTGAAGTTCTTACCCCGGTGCCGCCGCCTGCGGATCGCCTCGGCCACCTGGGTAACGTCGTAGGGGATCTCGGGGATGAGGATCACGTCGGCGCCGCTGGCCAGGCCGGCGCCCAGCCCCAGCCAGCCGGTGTTGTGGCCCATGATCTCGACCACGATGATCCGGTGGTGGCTGTGGGCGGTGGAATGGAGGCGGTCGATGGCGTCGGTGGCGATCGACAGGGCGGTGTCGAAACCAAAGGTGATGTCGGTCATGGCCACGTCGTTGTCGATGGTCTTGGGCAGGGTGATGACATTCACCCCGGCCTGGGCCAGCCGATAGGCGTTTTTCTGGGTGCCGCCGCCGCCAATGCAGATCAGGGCCTCGAGGTTGTGGCGGTGGTAGTTGTCGATCATCACCTCGGTCATGTCCTGGACCTTGGAACCGACCGGCATCTTGTGCGGCTTGTCGCGGCTGGTGCCGAGGATGGTCCCGCCCAGGGTGAGGATGCCGGAGAGGATCTCGCCCTCCAGGTGAACGGTACGGTTCTCCATCAGGCCGCGAAAGCCGTCGCGAAAACCGATCACCTGCATGTTGTAGGCGTTGAGCGCGCTCTTGCCGATGGCCCGGATGGCTGCATTGAGACCGGGGCTGTCGCCGCCGGCGGTCAGGACGCCGATGCATTTTCCCATGGATGTTCCTCCGCGATTCCCTTGATGGCACCTTGTCGTTCCCTGTTTTTAACCATATCGACATCCGGGGCGCAACAATCCTCATCAAATCCTAACCGAGGCCGAACCTGTCTTTAACATGGCACCGATACCTTTCCCTCAGTTACGGCGGGATGGGCCCGCCGGCCTCTGATGGAGTGTGCATGTCACCCCTGCTGCTGATCACCATTGTTTTTCTCCTGTCGTCCCTGGCCTTCTGGCTGGGCAAACGGCGCGCCCTCGTCCTCGCCGGCCGTGGGAGCGGTGTGCGGATGCACTCCCGGCCCGGCTATTACGGTCTGCTCACCGGTCTGTGGTGCGGCCTGCCCGCCCTGCTGGTGATCGTCGCCTGGCAGCTGCTGGCCGAACCCCTGCTCACCCGTTTGGCCATGGACAGCGTGGTGGCCGCCAAGGGGTCGCTGAGTCCGGAACAGCTGGGCCTGCTGACCAACGACCTGCGGAACCTGGTGGCCGGCAGACCGCTCGGCCTGGCGGTCGATCCGCTGCTCCAGGCCGCCGCTGACCGCTATCTGGGCATGGAACGCATCAGCGACCTGGCTCTGGCGGCGACGGCCCTGGCCGCCGGCCTGATTGGCGCCTCGGTGCTCCATGGCCGCATCCGGCCGGGTCTGCGGGCGCGCAACCAGGTCGAGCTGGCGATCGAAATCGCCCTCATCCTCTGTTCCATCCTGGCGGTGTTCATCACCATCGGCATCGTGCTCTCGGTGCTGTTCGAGTCGATCCGCTTCTTCCAGCAGGTGCCGTTCACCGATTTCCTTTTCGGTCTCAAGTGGAGCCCGCAAATGGCCATCCGCGCCGACCAGGCCGGCAGTTCCGGCAGCTTCGGCGCCGTGCCGGTGCTCGCCGGCACCTTTCTC contains these protein-coding regions:
- a CDS encoding aminotransferase class I/II-fold pyridoxal phosphate-dependent enzyme, whose protein sequence is MSVLDPSLSEALAEIERQGQRRQLVPVTHLDRGRIDIDGRRYLNLAGNDYLGLATNRELLQAFYSEQNSDTLLERYGLGSTASRLMTGNTLPYARLEELLCTLYQAEAALVFNSGYHINIGLLPALTGKQDLILADKLCHASLIDGMRLSRAKVIRYPHLDYAAVEQVLTKDRARFRQVIIVTESIFSMDGDTADLAELVRIKDRFRAALYVDEAHGVGIRGDNGLGLAEEQGVHRQIEILTGTFGKAFGGQGSFVVGSRLLIDYLLNTARSQIFSTGLPPVSVHWLCFVLRHIPLMREQRAKVDQLAARFREALRGLGLRTDGSSNIVPVLVGDAARTVNAAERICEAGYWVKAVRPPTVPAGTSRLRLSLNAAMDWEQLAPLPAIIKTALEEADHA
- the pstC gene encoding phosphate ABC transporter permease subunit PstC; the encoded protein is MSPLLLITIVFLLSSLAFWLGKRRALVLAGRGSGVRMHSRPGYYGLLTGLWCGLPALLVIVAWQLLAEPLLTRLAMDSVVAAKGSLSPEQLGLLTNDLRNLVAGRPLGLAVDPLLQAAADRYLGMERISDLALAATALAAGLIGASVLHGRIRPGLRARNQVELAIEIALILCSILAVFITIGIVLSVLFESIRFFQQVPFTDFLFGLKWSPQMAIRADQAGSSGSFGAVPVLAGTFLISAIAMAIAVPLGLMSAIYLSEYAGPKFRATVKPLLEILAGVPTVVYGFFAALVVAPLIRDLGGVFGLSVASESALAAGLVMGIMIIPFVSSLSDDVINAVPQSLRDGSYGLGATKSETIKLVVLPAALPGIVGSILLAVSRAIGETMIVVMAAGLAANLTLNPLQAVTTVTVQIVTLLVGDQEFDSPKTLAAFALGMLLFVVTLALNVIALYVVRTYREEYE
- a CDS encoding DUF504 domain-containing protein, which translates into the protein MMPIDVLLNRIQWDRDFGWAEFSIGYEDRVAAAILVVPLHQVVRIPGDRFSVRIVDGEGVWHRVPLHRIKQVYRNGELIWQRPRCRLFPGA
- a CDS encoding DUF452 family protein gives rise to the protein MRSDWLKRGPHRECILFFSGWGMDPTPFDGLEAAAHDVCLFHDYRQLAPIDLAPFAGYQRLHLIGWSMGVWVAAHLLADRPTAFASRTALGGTLTPIDQQRGIPSDNYAEMLDHFSQEVLDSFYRNMFDDDHQLARFLATRPQRDLPALREEMAAFRDAFTQAGPAADLYDHKIITSRDRIFSGRNQMRAWGKGCGTVHTWPHFPFYLLADWRELLPA
- a CDS encoding 6-phosphofructokinase, which codes for MGKCIGVLTAGGDSPGLNAAIRAIGKSALNAYNMQVIGFRDGFRGLMENRTVHLEGEILSGILTLGGTILGTSRDKPHKMPVGSKVQDMTEVMIDNYHRHNLEALICIGGGGTQKNAYRLAQAGVNVITLPKTIDNDVAMTDITFGFDTALSIATDAIDRLHSTAHSHHRIIVVEIMGHNTGWLGLGAGLASGADVILIPEIPYDVTQVAEAIRRRRHRGKNFSIVAVSEGALALEDAKELARLQDKKQAALKDDKKQKKAAAALAAFQANHATNTLRLSAQLEALTGLESRVTILGHLQRGGTPTAADRILATRLGSACVAAVNERQFGCMVAVKGESTELVDLAQVVGKRKTVPLDHPWIRAALETDACLGNRVG
- a CDS encoding HD domain-containing phosphohydrolase, whose translation is MSPPFSLRWSRLLATVLPMLLALLPASVAADATSLRPRVLVLHSYAPDFSWTRDLHTGILSVLQAPEIQARYRVEYMDAKHHDSPAYIERLLALYREKYSGTQFDGVILTDDHALDLVARHRQDLFPHVPIVACGINDPRSVPVNASDMHIIIERVAHRETLDAALQQNPGTRKIFVAVDHTLTGQVIRQAFAEQVRPLRDRVAVEILPPMTGRDLLAFAEKRTPGELFYLLVYFQDAAGRVFTAEEMPRALAASSPVPVYVAWDFQLRSGAVGGCVTSAFGHGHKAAQTLLERLAGGHPPALYDQLTEVNRHTYNYPALQRFAIPLSRLPADAALLDRPQSYFELHRSAILMALAIIAVLGLIIVLLIQNVFRQRTINRGNAEILTLNREMIETQLELLSTLGEVIESRSGDTANHVRRVAAYAALLGRAYGLSEEEIALLEAAAPMHDIGKIGIPDAILNKPARLTTEEFEQIKHHTVIGQRILNTSDRKLMASARTIALQHHERWDGTGYPAGLRGEEINLLARICAVADVFDALSLGRVYKQPWPREKVLQFIQRERGGMFDPQIVDLFFEHLEELEAIKRRLSEPTQPPVSET